A single window of uncultured Pseudodesulfovibrio sp. DNA harbors:
- a CDS encoding GDSL-type esterase/lipase family protein: MIVFFFGDSLTLGYGDETGLGWPGRIFASLAKNGKDTTGYNLGVRKDTTIRLQDRWLSEAAPRTIEGMESRFVFSFGVADIMNDVPLQESLKAARNILSTAQAKGDVLFIGPPPVSDTHKNTRIKALTVEIARLCDELAIPAISTFDSMESSAVYEQALSDGDTVHPTAAGYIALADSILKHKAARTFFGLE; this comes from the coding sequence ATGATCGTCTTTTTTTTCGGTGACTCCCTCACGTTGGGCTATGGCGATGAGACGGGCCTTGGCTGGCCCGGACGCATCTTCGCCTCACTCGCAAAAAACGGGAAGGACACCACTGGCTACAACCTCGGTGTACGCAAGGATACAACCATCCGGCTGCAAGACCGCTGGCTGAGTGAAGCGGCCCCCCGCACCATAGAGGGCATGGAGAGCCGGTTCGTCTTCAGCTTCGGCGTGGCCGACATCATGAACGATGTTCCACTTCAGGAATCGTTGAAGGCCGCCCGAAACATCCTGAGCACGGCGCAAGCAAAAGGCGATGTCCTGTTTATCGGCCCGCCCCCTGTCTCGGATACTCACAAAAACACGCGCATCAAAGCTTTGACCGTCGAAATAGCCCGACTCTGCGACGAGCTTGCTATCCCGGCCATCTCGACCTTTGACAGCATGGAAAGTTCCGCAGTATACGAGCAGGCCTTGAGTGACGGCGACACCGTGCATCCAACGGCTGCCGGATACATCGCCCTTGCCGATTCAATTTTGAAACACAAAGCGGCCCGAACATTTTTCGGGCTGGAGTAA
- a CDS encoding TIGR00730 family Rossman fold protein, whose amino-acid sequence MKRICVYLGSNPGTNPAYGECAETLAKELANRGLGLVYGGSSTGLMGRLANTCLEAGGEVIGVIPKLLVEKEVAHTGLTESHVVTSMHERKQKMADLSDGFIALPGGLGTLEEFFEALTWNQLGYHAKPCGLLDVNGYYSCMTDHMNRMVDEGFVIPEHRKMVLSASDPATLLDQFATYDPPHVDKWIEKKKGL is encoded by the coding sequence ATGAAAAGAATCTGCGTCTATCTCGGCTCCAACCCCGGAACAAATCCGGCCTATGGCGAATGCGCCGAGACACTGGCCAAGGAACTGGCCAACCGAGGTCTCGGCCTTGTCTATGGCGGGTCCAGCACCGGACTCATGGGCCGTCTTGCCAACACCTGTTTGGAAGCCGGCGGCGAAGTCATCGGCGTCATCCCCAAACTGTTGGTTGAAAAGGAAGTGGCCCACACCGGCCTGACTGAAAGCCACGTGGTTACTTCCATGCACGAACGCAAGCAGAAGATGGCCGATCTTTCCGACGGTTTCATCGCCCTGCCCGGCGGACTCGGCACGCTCGAAGAATTCTTCGAAGCCCTGACGTGGAACCAACTCGGCTACCACGCCAAGCCGTGCGGTCTGTTGGATGTAAACGGCTATTACAGCTGCATGACCGACCACATGAACCGCATGGTTGATGAAGGTTTTGTCATCCCCGAACACCGCAAAATGGTTTTGAGCGCATCCGACCCCGCAACCCTGCTGGACCAGTTCGCCACCTACGATCCGCCACATGTGGATAAATGGATTGAGAAAAAAAAGGGGCTGTAA
- a CDS encoding peptidylprolyl isomerase produces MAKATARHLLVSDEQTCLDLKKQIQDGADFGKMAKKHSSCPSGQQGGDLGEFGPGAMVPEFDTVVFNEAVGEVHGPVKTQFGYHLLEITSRED; encoded by the coding sequence ATGGCAAAAGCAACTGCCCGCCATCTTTTGGTTAGTGACGAACAGACCTGTCTGGACCTGAAAAAACAAATTCAGGACGGCGCAGATTTTGGTAAAATGGCAAAAAAACACTCCAGCTGCCCTTCCGGACAGCAGGGCGGCGATCTCGGTGAATTCGGCCCCGGTGCCATGGTCCCGGAATTTGACACCGTTGTTTTCAACGAAGCCGTCGGCGAAGTTCACGGCCCGGTAAAAACACAGTTCGGTTACCACCTGCTGGAAATCACGAGCCGCGAAGACTAA
- a CDS encoding pyridoxamine 5'-phosphate oxidase family protein, which yields MRKGYTENETAIADILAKADVLWLALTDNDGPYCVPVNFAAEGNVIYIHSGKRGRKAACLNTGETVAFSTAVDVRMRQGGDNACDQGYLFRSVMGHGTPRLVDDDEKMHGLDLLTVKHLGKQLPYKEAALPATAVYAIDVENISARIKE from the coding sequence ATGCGCAAAGGATACACTGAAAACGAAACCGCTATCGCAGATATTCTGGCCAAAGCCGATGTCCTTTGGCTTGCCCTGACCGATAATGACGGGCCGTACTGCGTTCCCGTCAACTTTGCGGCGGAAGGAAACGTCATCTACATCCATTCCGGCAAACGTGGCCGCAAGGCTGCCTGCCTGAACACTGGTGAGACGGTAGCCTTCTCAACTGCCGTGGACGTTCGCATGCGTCAAGGCGGCGACAATGCCTGTGATCAGGGCTACCTTTTCCGTTCCGTCATGGGGCACGGCACTCCCCGACTCGTTGACGACGACGAAAAAATGCACGGTCTGGATTTGCTGACGGTCAAACATCTCGGTAAACAACTCCCCTACAAGGAAGCGGCTCTTCCGGCCACGGCTGTCTACGCCATTGATGTCGAAAACATATCCGCACGGATCAAGGAATAA
- a CDS encoding low specificity L-threonine aldolase codes for MSALKSFASDNNSGAHPAIMEAMIKANEGFLKSYGDDEISIHTDEVFKEYFGSQASIHYVTTGTAANVLGLRTVTQTYNSVLCAAQAHINNDECGAPEAFGGIKLVPIPSEDGKLTPGAIAPYLGHVGFVHASQPKVISITQPTELGKLYTLKEIEDLVEFAHDRDLLLHMDGARIANACAALDCSFFDMTTALDVDFISFGGTKNGCLMGEAVIFLKPNIGEGFKYLRKQAMQLVSKMRFVSAQLERYLADDLWLENARHANAMAKRLAEKAGAIDGVTIKGSVDCNAMFASIPPEATEILHEKYYFYVWDEHDHTVRWMTSWATTEEMVDEFVADIEKAIKAI; via the coding sequence ATGAGTGCATTGAAATCATTTGCCAGCGATAATAATTCCGGCGCACATCCGGCCATCATGGAAGCCATGATCAAAGCCAACGAAGGCTTCCTGAAGTCCTACGGCGACGATGAAATCTCCATCCATACCGATGAAGTGTTCAAGGAATATTTCGGCTCTCAGGCAAGTATTCATTACGTGACAACCGGCACCGCTGCCAACGTCCTTGGCCTGCGCACCGTGACACAGACCTACAACTCGGTTTTGTGTGCGGCACAAGCGCATATCAACAACGACGAATGTGGCGCTCCCGAAGCTTTCGGCGGCATCAAGCTCGTTCCCATCCCGTCCGAAGACGGCAAGCTCACCCCCGGTGCCATTGCTCCGTATCTCGGCCATGTTGGATTCGTCCACGCCTCGCAGCCCAAGGTCATTTCGATCACCCAGCCCACGGAATTGGGCAAGCTCTATACACTAAAAGAGATCGAAGACCTCGTGGAATTTGCCCATGACCGTGACCTGCTGTTGCACATGGACGGAGCACGTATCGCCAATGCCTGCGCCGCACTGGATTGTTCATTCTTCGACATGACCACGGCTCTTGATGTTGATTTCATCTCGTTCGGCGGCACCAAGAACGGCTGTCTCATGGGTGAGGCCGTCATCTTCCTCAAGCCAAACATCGGCGAAGGATTCAAGTATCTCCGCAAGCAGGCCATGCAGCTCGTCTCGAAAATGCGCTTCGTGTCTGCCCAGCTGGAACGGTATCTGGCCGATGATCTGTGGTTGGAGAACGCCCGCCACGCCAACGCCATGGCAAAAAGACTGGCTGAAAAAGCCGGTGCCATTGATGGCGTCACGATCAAGGGCAGCGTGGACTGCAACGCAATGTTTGCCTCCATCCCGCCTGAGGCAACTGAAATTCTTCATGAAAAATATTACTTTTATGTCTGGGACGAACACGACCACACTGTCCGCTGGATGACCTCATGGGCCACCACCGAGGAAATGGTTGACGAATTCGTGGCTGACATCGAAAAGGCTATCAAGGCAATTTAA
- the nhaA gene encoding Na+/H+ antiporter NhaA: MSRSRDNQLPIHYLLNSFDSFFKMEAAGGIALMICTIAALAWANSPWAESYHALWQTKITVGFGSWVLSKAAILWINDGLMAIFFFLVGLEIKRELLVGGLSTPSQTIMPVAAAIGGMAVPALIFVSMNAGQESAAGWGIPMATDIAFALGIMSLLGNRVPLGVKIFLTAVAIVDDIGAILVIAVFYTTSLNLTALSVGLVVLGLMAILNLRWGIRHSIPYLVLGVIVWFAFLLSGIHATIAGVLAAMTIPAGTRMNCSTFVEELRHAAEVFELAITPGKTVLTNKEQQMALHSLEHAYEAATTPLQNIEHALHPWVSFFIMPIFAFANAGVALESDVLSELLTPVSLGIFFGLVLGKQIGVTGACWVVNKLGWAEFPDRTTLVHLWGAACLAGVGFTMSIFIANLAFADAARLVELSKIAILFASLVSGVAGYVVLKYMAPDASGTGETTGEKIPE; encoded by the coding sequence ATGAGCCGATCCAGAGATAATCAACTACCTATTCACTACCTGCTGAACTCTTTTGACAGCTTTTTCAAAATGGAAGCAGCGGGTGGCATCGCCCTGATGATTTGTACGATAGCGGCATTGGCCTGGGCCAATTCGCCGTGGGCCGAAAGTTATCATGCCCTATGGCAGACCAAAATTACCGTTGGGTTTGGCAGTTGGGTGCTTTCCAAAGCGGCCATACTGTGGATCAATGACGGGTTGATGGCCATATTCTTTTTTCTGGTCGGTCTGGAAATCAAACGAGAGCTTCTGGTGGGCGGGTTGTCCACCCCGAGTCAGACGATCATGCCTGTGGCGGCAGCCATAGGTGGTATGGCCGTTCCCGCGCTTATCTTTGTTTCGATGAATGCAGGACAGGAATCCGCGGCTGGTTGGGGTATTCCCATGGCCACGGATATTGCTTTTGCGCTCGGCATCATGTCTCTTCTGGGCAACCGCGTACCGTTGGGTGTCAAAATTTTCCTTACCGCCGTCGCTATTGTGGATGATATCGGGGCCATTCTTGTTATCGCTGTTTTCTATACTACATCGTTGAACCTGACAGCATTATCCGTTGGTTTGGTGGTGCTTGGCCTTATGGCAATTCTCAATTTGCGATGGGGAATCCGTCATTCTATTCCGTATCTGGTACTCGGGGTTATCGTCTGGTTTGCCTTCCTTCTGTCCGGTATCCACGCGACCATTGCGGGCGTGCTGGCGGCCATGACAATCCCTGCGGGGACGCGGATGAATTGTTCCACGTTTGTTGAGGAACTGCGACACGCTGCCGAAGTCTTTGAATTGGCGATCACACCGGGGAAGACCGTGTTGACCAACAAGGAACAGCAGATGGCCTTGCATTCGTTGGAGCACGCATATGAGGCTGCGACAACACCATTGCAGAACATCGAACATGCCTTGCATCCATGGGTATCATTTTTCATTATGCCGATTTTTGCTTTTGCCAATGCAGGGGTTGCATTGGAGTCTGACGTCCTGAGTGAGTTGCTCACACCGGTGTCGCTCGGTATTTTCTTTGGGCTTGTCTTGGGCAAGCAAATTGGTGTGACCGGTGCCTGCTGGGTGGTCAACAAACTGGGCTGGGCTGAATTTCCAGACCGAACGACGCTTGTTCACTTGTGGGGAGCGGCTTGTCTGGCTGGTGTCGGATTCACCATGTCCATTTTTATCGCCAACCTTGCCTTTGCGGATGCGGCGCGATTGGTAGAACTTTCCAAGATCGCCATCCTTTTCGCTTCATTAGTTTCAGGAGTGGCTGGCTATGTCGTTTTGAAGTACATGGCACCGGATGCTTCTGGAACCGGAGAGACGACAGGGGAAAAGATTCCTGAATAA
- a CDS encoding nucleotidyltransferase domain-containing protein, translated as MSKHIYAFGSICRGDIQPSSDIDLLAVVDGYQEEFDTARFSIYSYERILELWNEGNPFAWHLHLESRFLYGTDNTDFLKSLDTPASYKNCYNDCVKFSLLIDEAITSLDNSKATCTFDLSTIFLGIRNIATCYSLGCLEKPIFSRDSALKISQQSIKIDLSVFKTLENARILTTRGYGTRLTHEDILNTLSSLKEIKEWATEMTAKTEGL; from the coding sequence ATGAGCAAACATATTTATGCATTTGGTTCTATCTGCCGTGGTGACATTCAGCCAAGCTCTGATATTGATTTGCTAGCAGTAGTCGATGGCTACCAAGAAGAGTTCGACACTGCAAGGTTCTCGATTTATTCATACGAAAGAATTCTAGAACTCTGGAATGAGGGAAACCCATTCGCATGGCATCTTCATTTAGAATCACGCTTTCTTTATGGAACAGACAACACCGACTTCCTTAAGTCACTTGATACCCCTGCAAGTTATAAGAACTGTTACAACGACTGCGTGAAATTCTCACTCCTAATAGATGAGGCAATAACGTCTCTTGACAACTCTAAAGCGACTTGTACTTTCGACTTGTCAACCATATTCCTTGGAATTAGAAATATAGCGACATGCTACTCTCTCGGATGTTTAGAGAAGCCTATTTTTTCAAGGGACTCTGCTCTGAAGATAAGTCAACAAAGCATAAAAATTGATTTGAGTGTATTTAAGACCCTTGAGAATGCGAGAATACTAACCACACGCGGATATGGAACACGTCTAACACATGAAGATATTTTGAACACGCTAAGCAGCCTCAAAGAGATTAAAGAGTGGGCTACAGAAATGACAGCGAAGACGGAGGGATTATGA
- the mnmE gene encoding tRNA uridine-5-carboxymethylaminomethyl(34) synthesis GTPase MnmE: protein MLNPRLANDTIAAIATPPGDGGVGIIRISGSQCRTVANALFRAANQHFTDFTPYHLHYGHVLDTDGNELDDVLCAYMPGPNSYTGEDVVEINCHGGRAVLSAVLDEILHKGVRLAERGEFTYRAFMNGRIDLSQAEAVAEMIHAPTKAAMHLAQVKLSGLLGQKIADLRARLEYLRAQLCIAVDFPEDEIECLSPEELIKTSASVRTEINELLSAVDRTKAWREGALVVLAGRVNAGKSSLMNALLGRNRAIVTDQPGTTRDYLEESINLDGLNIRLADTAGIRQTDDAIEAAGLKKGRELMDQADLVLLLADGTAQLTDETLSTAASLDPQKTLLVLNKSDLDGFDTSNAAQMATHDLETLSISAKKGTDIDTLCARIRDRILQGAGQPDPDELAPNARQAAVLGEATLELAELEQDTAAGIPYDLLSVRLETACNTLSGITGEIASNDVLNSIFDAFCIGK from the coding sequence ATGCTTAATCCACGACTCGCCAACGACACCATTGCCGCTATTGCGACTCCGCCGGGAGATGGCGGTGTAGGCATCATCCGAATCAGCGGTAGCCAATGCCGAACTGTTGCCAATGCCCTCTTCCGGGCTGCAAACCAACACTTCACCGATTTCACCCCGTACCATCTTCATTACGGCCACGTGCTCGATACAGACGGCAATGAACTGGATGACGTTTTGTGTGCCTACATGCCAGGCCCCAACTCGTACACAGGTGAAGACGTGGTGGAAATCAACTGTCACGGAGGCCGAGCTGTCCTCTCCGCCGTGTTGGATGAAATCCTGCACAAAGGCGTCCGACTTGCCGAACGCGGCGAGTTTACCTACCGCGCTTTCATGAACGGACGCATAGACCTCTCTCAGGCAGAAGCTGTGGCAGAAATGATCCACGCTCCTACCAAAGCGGCCATGCATCTGGCGCAGGTCAAACTCTCAGGACTGCTTGGTCAAAAGATTGCCGACCTCCGAGCGCGGCTGGAATATCTACGTGCTCAACTCTGCATAGCCGTGGATTTTCCAGAAGACGAAATCGAATGTCTTTCTCCTGAAGAGCTAATCAAAACCTCTGCGTCGGTCCGTACTGAAATCAACGAGCTTCTTTCTGCCGTAGACCGTACCAAAGCGTGGCGCGAAGGCGCGCTGGTCGTCTTGGCTGGTCGAGTCAATGCAGGCAAATCAAGCCTGATGAACGCACTGCTCGGCCGCAATCGCGCCATCGTCACAGATCAGCCCGGTACAACCCGAGACTACCTTGAGGAATCCATCAATCTTGACGGCCTGAACATACGGCTGGCTGATACGGCTGGTATCCGACAGACTGACGACGCCATCGAAGCCGCCGGATTAAAAAAAGGACGTGAGCTGATGGATCAGGCGGACCTCGTCCTATTACTGGCCGATGGTACAGCACAGCTGACTGATGAGACTTTGTCCACGGCAGCCAGTCTCGACCCACAAAAAACACTGTTGGTACTCAACAAATCCGATCTGGACGGTTTTGACACGAGCAACGCCGCGCAAATGGCTACTCACGACCTAGAAACACTCTCCATTTCCGCCAAGAAAGGGACGGATATCGATACGCTCTGCGCACGTATCCGCGACCGAATTCTTCAAGGTGCAGGTCAACCCGACCCGGACGAACTCGCTCCCAATGCACGGCAGGCAGCCGTACTCGGTGAAGCGACCCTTGAATTGGCCGAACTTGAACAGGATACAGCGGCCGGTATCCCCTACGATCTTTTAAGTGTCAGGCTGGAAACCGCTTGCAACACATTGTCCGGCATTACGGGTGAAATCGCATCCAACGATGTCCTGAACTCCATTTTCGACGCATTCTGCATAGGAAAATAA